In Paenibacillus dendritiformis, the DNA window CCGTGCTTAATACATTATCTTACGGACTACTCGGACTTCTTGCAAGCGAGTCTTGCTCCGGTTATGATCTGATGCTTCGCATCCAGCCGTTCTGGCAGGCGAAGCACAGCCAGATCTACCCGCTGCTGGCCAAGCTGGAGCGGGAAGGTTACGTGCAATATGTGCGCATTGAACAGAAGGACAAGCCGGATAAGAAGGTCTATTCGCTGACGGAACAGGGGAAGCAGGCGGTATTGGACTGGTTGGGCGAGCCGCCGGCGGAGCAGTTGTCCCGCGACGAGCTCAGCCTGAAGGCCAAGTGCATCTGGATGATTGACCGCGAACTCGCCATCCCGTTGTTCTTGACGCGCAAGAAGCAGCTGGAGACGAAGATCGCATACCATGAAAAGCTGCTGCAGCGCATACCCGAGGACGAACGCCATGTCCGCTCCAAAAAGTTCGGAAGCTACATTTTGCTGCACCGCGCGATCTCGCTCGCGACGGCCCAGATCGAATGGTGCCGCTGGGTCGTCCGCATGCTGGAGGAAGAAGACTCGACCTCCTGAATGGAACGGATGCGGACTGAGGCGCCTCTCCCG includes these proteins:
- a CDS encoding PadR family transcriptional regulator, with the translated sequence MLNTLSYGLLGLLASESCSGYDLMLRIQPFWQAKHSQIYPLLAKLEREGYVQYVRIEQKDKPDKKVYSLTEQGKQAVLDWLGEPPAEQLSRDELSLKAKCIWMIDRELAIPLFLTRKKQLETKIAYHEKLLQRIPEDERHVRSKKFGSYILLHRAISLATAQIEWCRWVVRMLEEEDSTS